The following are encoded in a window of Panicum virgatum strain AP13 chromosome 5N, P.virgatum_v5, whole genome shotgun sequence genomic DNA:
- the LOC120675262 gene encoding transcription initiation factor TFIID subunit 11-like — translation MKDPFEAAVEEQDSPPESPAPPEEEAGAAGPADDPDDYDGGGPRAPPPRQPPAPASLAAAAAKAKGRVQREQQEDEDDEEDQMEVDLEKLPTSTGDPDKLAKMNAILSQFTEEQMNRYESFRRSGFQKSNMKRLLASITGSQKISIPTSIVVSGIAKMFVGELIETARIVMTERKDSGPIRPCHIREAYRRLKLEGKIPRRSVPRLFR, via the exons ATGAAGGACCCCTTCGAGGCGGCCGTCGAGGAGCAGGACTCGCCGCCggagtcgccggcgccgccagaggaggaggccggcgcggcgggcccCGCGGACGACCCCGACGactacgacggcggcggcccgcgcgccccgccgccgcggcagccgccggccccggcgtcgctcgccgctgccgcggccaAGGCCAAGGGCCGGGTACAgagggagcagcaggaggatgAGGACGATGAGGAGGACCAGATGGAGGTCGACCTCGAGAAGCTCCCCACCAGCACCGGCGACCCCGACAAGCTCGCCAAGATGAA TGCTATACTGTCCCAATTTACGGAAGAGCAGATGAACCGTTATGAGTCATTCCGAAGATCAGgatttcaaaaatcaaacatgaAAAGG CTATTGGCAAGCATCACTGGAAGCCAAAAGATTTCTATCCCTACGTCAATTGTGGTATCAGGGATAGCAAAAATGTTTGTTGGAGAGCTAATTGAAACAG CCAGGATAGTGATGACTGAGAGGAAGGATTCTGGACCGATTAGGCCTTGCCACATCAGGGAAGCATACAGAAGACTGAAGCTTGAAGGGAAGATACCACGACGATCTGTTCCTAGGCTTTTCCGTTAG
- the LOC120675261 gene encoding cytochrome b561 and DOMON domain-containing protein At3g61750-like encodes MLGMGRASVGALLVALAVLAPAATAQSCGDELPTQLVGNYSGLACAPVWNNFVLRYAQDRDNVLRVVLSTMYSTGWVGMGFSKDGLMVGSSAMVGWMGKTGVAHIKQFSLQGKVPSQVVVDKGSLVSNDHDHTVLVQQAKIYLAFQLRFTAPLKRQNVLLAIGSAIPVNDRLSEHQDKTSITFDFTTGSSSSGSSFQEGLKRTHGALNLFAWGVLLPIGAIVARYCRRWDPLWFYLHAGIQFVGFILGLAGIVAGVSLYNKIQANVPTHRGLGIFVLVLGILQILAIFLRPNKDSKYRKFWNWYHHWVGRLALFFAAINIVVGIKVGGAGSSWKVGYGFNLAVLLITIIALEVLLWTRWRNNSSSTTAY; translated from the exons ATGCTGGGAATGGGGCGCGCGTCCGTCGGCGCGCTGCTTGTCGCGCTCGCCGTcctcgcgccggcggcgacggcgcagtcCTGCGGCGACGAGCTGCCGACCCAGCTCGTCGGCAACTACTCGGGGCTCGCCTGCGCCCCCGTCTGGAACAACTTCGTGCTCCGG TACGCGCAGGACAGGGACAACGTGCTGCGGGTGGTGCTGTCGACCATGTACAGCACGGGGTGGGTGGGGATGGGGTTCTCCAAGGACGGCCTCATGGTGGGCTCGAGCGCCATGGTGGGGTGGATGGGCAAGACGGGGGTCGCCCACATCAAGCAGTTCTCGCTGCAGGGCAAGGTCCCCTCGCAGGTGGTCGTGGACAAGGGCTCCCTCGTCTCCAACGACCACGACCACACCGTGCTCGTGCAGCAGGCCAAGATCTACCTCGCCTTCCAGCTCAGGTTCACCGCGCCGCTCAAGCGCCAGAACGTGCTCCTCGCCATCGGCTCCGCCATCCCCGTCAACGACCGCCTCTCCGAGCACCAGGACAAGACCTCCATCACCTTCGATTTCACCACAG GCAGCTCTTCAAGCGGGTCATCCTTCCAGGAAGGTCTGAAAAGGACTCATGGGGCGCTCAACTTGTTCGCGTGGGGTGTGCTCCTGCCAATTGGCGCCATCGTCGCAAGGTACTGCAGGAGATGGGACCCTCTGTGGTTCTACCTCCATGCCGGCATCCAGTTTGTGGGATTCATCCTGGGTCTGGCCGGCATTGTGGCTGGAGTATCATTGTACAACAAGATCCAAGCCAACGTCCCCACGCACAGGGGCCTCGGCATATTTGTGCTTGTGTTAGGCATCTTGCAG ATCCTAGCAATCTTCCTGAGGCCCAACAAGGACTCCAAGTACCGCAAATTCTGGAACTGGTACCACCACTGGGTAGGCCGGCTCGCGCTCTTCTTTGCTGCGATCAACATCGTCGTCGGGATCAAGGTCGGCGGTGCTGGCAGCTCGTGGAAGGTCGGCTACGGTTTTAACCTTGCTGTCCTCCTGATCACCATCATCGCCCTGGAAGTCCTGCTGTGGACGAGGTGGAGAAATAACAGCAGCTCTACGACGGCATACTAA
- the LOC120675260 gene encoding O-acyltransferase WSD1-like, producing the protein MDPGAGASATLRKRALSIDTAAAAAIEFGSKAAGARADDEGVGADSVAEEEPVSPTGRLFREPHFRCHIVAVFGLAAPVDLPALRAGVAATLARHPRFCSVQVLNEFEKDARPKWVRTAVNLDDHIIVPELDPAATSADPGKALEDYVSSLSTRPMDHSVPLWEVHVLDFPTAEAAAALALRVHHSVGDGVSMLSLFMACTRSAADPGALPALPPARRAGPIHAVRRRRRPPPSSPAGAFLDALASLAAWVVAFLVLAWHTVVDVARFVATAASLLGDAPTVLKAQEGTEFRPKRFVNRTLSLDDIKFVKNVMSCTVNDVLLGITSAALSRYYFRKTGESDSKKSITVRSAVLVNLRPTPGIQALASMMESGKDNGARWGNKIGYMLIPFHLARHDDPVEYVRRATKVARRKKNSMESVFTFWSGYMVLKLFGIKAAAALCYGMFTHTTLSFSNMVGPTEQVLFCGNPIVYIAPGTYGHPHALTIHYQSYMNKVKLVLSVDESQFPDCHQLLDDFAESLRLIREAAPQKPEAAHVGTRS; encoded by the exons ATGGATCCCGGCGCCGGTGCCAGCGCCACGCTGCGGAAGCGGGCGCTGTCCATAgacacggcggccgcggcggcgatcgaGTTCGGGAGCAAGGCGGCGGGCGCCCGGGCGGATGACGAGGGGGTCGGTGCCGATTCCGTGGCCGAGGAGGAGCCGGTGAGCCCGACGGGGCGGCTGTTCCGGGAGCCGCACTTCCGCTGCCACATCGTGGCCGTGttcggcctcgccgcgccggtcGACCTGCCGGCGCTCCGGGCCGGGGTCGCCGCCACGCTAGCCCGCCACCCACGCTTCTGCAGCGTCCAG GTGTTAAACGAGTTCGAAAAGGACGCCAGGCCCAAATGGGTCCGGACGGCGGTGAACCTCGACGACCACATCATCGTCCCGGAGCTGGACCCGGCCGCCACGTCGGCCGACCCAGGCAAGGCCCTGGAGGACTACGTGTCGTCGCTGTCGACGCGGCCCATGGACCACTCCGTCCCGCTGTGGGAGGTCCACGTCCTCGACTTCCccaccgccgaggccgccgccgccctcgcgctCCGCGTGCACCACTccgtcggcgacggcgtctCCATGCTCTCCCTCTTCATGGCCTGCACCCGCAGCGCTGCGGACCCGGGCGCGCTCCCCGCGctcccgccggcgcgccgcgcgggccCCATCcacgcggtgcggcggcggcggcggccgccgccctcctcgcccGCGGGCGCCTTCCTCGACGCGCTGGCGTCGCTGGCCGCGTGGGTCGTGGCGTTCCTCGTGCTCGCGTGGCACACGGTGGTGGACGTGGCGCGCTTCgtcgcgacggcggcgtcgcTGCTGGGCGACGCGCCCACGGTGCTCAAGGCCCAGGAGGGCACCGAGTTCAGGCCCAAGCGCTTCGTGAACCGCACGCTCAGCCTCGACGACATCAAGTTCGTCAAGAACGTCATGAGCTGC ACTGTAAACGATGTTCTGCTTGGAATAACCTCCGCGGCGCTGTCACGGTATTATTTTCGTAAAACAG GAGAAAGCGACAGTAAAAAGAGCATCACGGTGCGCTCCGCTGTTCTTGTCAACTTACGGCCGACGCCTGGCATTCAG GCATTGGCGAGCATGATGGAGTCCGGCAAGGACAACGGCGCGAGGTGGGGAAACAAGATCGGCTACATGCTGATCCCCTTCCACCTGGCCAGGCACGACGACCCCGTCGAGTACGTCCGGAGGGCGACCAAGGTCGCGCGCAGGAAGAAGAACTCCATGGAGTCCGTCTTCACCTTCTGGAGCGGCTACATGGTCCTCAAGCTTTTCGGCATCAAG GCAGCGGCCGCGCTCTGCTACGGCATGTTCACGCACACCACGCTGTCCTTCTCCAACATGGTCGGGCCAACCGAGCAGGTGCTCTTCTGCGGCAACCCCATCGTCTACATCGCCCCCGGCACCTACGGGCACCCACAT gCCCTGACCATACATTACCAGAGTTACATGAACAAAGTGAAGCTGGTCCTGTCGGTAGATGAATCGCAGTTCCCGGATTGCCATCAGCTTCTGGACGACTTCGCCGAGTCCCTCAGGCTCATCCGCGAGGCGGCTCCACAGAAACCAGAGGCGGCCCATGTTGGTACTCGCAGTTGA